GCGTTCGCGCCTCGATGCTGTTCAGGCTCGACTCCGCGCAAAGCGACCGGCTGGCCGAAGTGCTGCACACCATTCACCTGGCCGACAGCGTCTCGCGCCTCGCCGGCAACCTGAGCCACGGGCAGAAGCAGTGGCTCGAAATCGGCATGCTGCTGATGCAGGACCCGAAGCTGCTGCTGCTCGACGAGCCCGTCGCCGGCATGACCGACGAGGAAACGGCTCGCACCGCCGAACTGTTTCTCACGCTCAAGGGCAAGCACTCGCTGATGGTCGTGGAGCACGACATGAGCTTCATCCGCACGATCTCCGAGATTGTCACGGTGCTGTGCGACGGATCGGTGCTGGCGCAGGGCACGCTCGACGAAGTGCAGGCCGACGAACGCGTGATCGAGGTCTATCTTGGGCGCTGATCCTGTTCGGGGTACGGCGATGGCGATCGAGCCCCTGACTTCCTCCCTCTCCCTCCGGGAGAGGGCTGGGGTGAGGGCAGACGGCCTCAACGCCACGACAAGCACCCGGTATGCGGTGCGGCGTGGGCGGCCCCTCTGTGCCGCCGAGGAGCGAAGCGTTTCGCGGATCAGGGCTCGCAGCTGTCTGAGCGAAGCGAGTTCTGCGAGACCCCGCGAAACGCGAGCACCGCAGGGAAGCCCGAAGGGCCGGCATAGTGGGGCCGACCGCGCCGTGCCGCGTACCGGGTGCCTCCAACAAGGACAAAGGAAGGCGTCAACAAAATGCTGACAGTCAAGAACATCCACCAGTACTACGGCGGCTCCCACATCCTGCGCGACGTGAGCTTCGAGGCCACGCTCGGCAAGGTCACGGTGCTGCTGGGCCGCAACGGCGTAGGCAAGACCACGCTGCTCAAGTCGCTGATGGGCCTGGTGCCCATCAAGAGCGGCAGCATCGAGCTCGAAGGCAAGCCCATCCACAAGGCCACGCCCTACGAAAGAGCAAGAGCCGGCATCGGCTTCGTCCCGCAAGGCCGCGAAATCTTCGCCAGGCTCACTGTCGAAGAAAACCTGCGCATGGGCCTGGCCTACAAGAGCGGCAGCACGCCCATTCCGGCGGAACTGTTCGAACTGTTCCCGGTGCTCAAGCAGATGATCAACCGCCGCGGCGGCGACCTTTCCGGCGGCCAGCAACAGCAACTCGCCATCGCGCGTGCCCTGGCACCCAAGCCCAAATTGCTGATCCTCGACGAGCCGACCGAAGGCATCCAGCCCAGCATCATCAAGGACATCGGCCGCGTCATCCGCATGCTGGCCGACCGCGGCGACATGGCCATCGTGCTGTGCGAGCAGTACTACGACTTCGCCCAGGAACTGGCCGACGACTACCTCGTGATGGAACGCGGCGAAGTCATTGCGCGCGGCCTCGGCAAGGACATGGAAGCGCAGGGCGTGCGCCAGCTCGTGGCCATCTGAAACCGGGCCGGCCGCCAGCGGCCAGCATCGCGGTACTGTCCCGCGGCATCGCCGTACCGGCAGAAATTCAGGGTTTACCCTAAAATCCGGCTTCTGCCCGTCGCCGCCGGGCGACCTCCCAGGAGCCTGGCCTTGAACGCCTCCCCACCCGCGCTGGACGGCGCGGACACCGCCATTTCCGTTTCTTCTCCTTCGGCGAAGCCCGTCAGTTTCCTGCGGGCCGTGCTCGCACTCGGCGTCGGCGGCTTCGCCATCGGCACCGGCGAATTCGTGATCATGGGCCTGCTGCCCGAAGTCGCGAACGACATCGACGTGACCATTCCGCAGGCCGGCCACGTTATCAGCGCCTATGCGCTCGGCGTGGTCATCGGCGCGCCGGTGCTGGCGGTGCTCGCGGCAGGGTGGGGCCGGCGCGCATTGCTGATCGCACTGATGGCCGTGTTCGCCGCCGGCAACTTCGCCAGCGCGATGGCGCCGGGGTATCTCTCGCTCAACCTGCTGCGCTTTGCCACGGGGCTGCCGCACGGCACCTACTTCGGCGTGGCCGCGCTGGTGGCCGCCACGCTCGCACCGCCCGGGCGCCGTGCCCGCGCCGTGGGCCTCGTGATGCTCGGGCTCACCGGGGCCACCCTCGTGGGCGTGCCCATTGCCGCATGGCTCGGCCAGCTGTTCGGCTGGCGCGCGGCCTTCGTGTTCGTCGGCGTGATCGCGCTCGTTGCCGTGGTGCTGCTGCGCCGCGACGTGCCCGACATCGCCGCCGCAGCCGGTGCCAGCCCCTGGCGCGAACTCGGCGCGCTCAAGCGCAAGCAGGTGTGGTTCACGCTCGGCATCAGCGCCATCGGCTTCGGCGGCATGTTCGCGGTGTTCAGCTACATCAAGCCCACGCTCACCGAGGTGGCCCACCTCTCGGTGCACAACGTGCCCTTCGTGCTCGCGCTGTTCGGCCTGGGCATGGTCACCGGCAACCTCGTGGGCTCGCGGCTGGCCGACAAGTCGCTGATGCGCACCATCGCCGGCGTGCTCGTGTATGCGGTGCTGGTGCTCGCGCTCTTCACTTTCGCGGCGCAGCATGTGGTCACGGCGGCCATCGGCGTGTTCCTCATCGGCACCACCGTGGCCATCGGCCCGGCATTGCAGATCCGCCTCATGGACGTGGCGGGCGATGCGCAGACGCTGGCCGCCGCGCTCAACCACTCGGCCTTCAACATGGCCAATGCGCTGGGCGCGTGGCTGGGCGGCGTGGCCATCTCGGCCGGCCTGGGCTGGACCTCGACCGGCTGGGTCGGCGCGCTGCTCGCGCTCGCGGGCATCGGCATCTTCGGCTGGGGCGTGACGAGCGCGCGGGCCGATGCGCGGCAGGGCACCACTCAGCGCGCCCCGAGCGCTTCGTAGCAGAGCTTCAGCGCCGCGCACAATGGCTCACCATGCCCGTGCGCCAGATCACCACCGACCGACCCGACCTGGCCCCGCCCGAGCGGAAAAAGATGAACGAGGGAAGGCCTGTTTCGCGCCGCCGCCTGCTGCTCAGCGGGGTGGCTGCCGCATCGCTGGGTCACCCCTTCCTGAGGCTGAACGCGCAACAGGCCTCGCGCGAACTCTTCACACTGGGCGTGGCATCGGGCAGCCCAAGGCCCGACGGCATGGTGCTGTGGACCCGGCTCGCGCCTGAGCCGCTGCAGGGCGGCGGCATGGGCGAGGCCCCGGTCGAGGTGCGGTGGGAGGTGGCGCATGACGAAGGTTTTTCGCGCCTCGCGGCGAAGGGCAGGGCAACGGCCGTGACGGCGCTCGCGCATTCGGTGCACATCGACGTGCCAGGCCTCGCGCCCGGCCGGCCGTATTGGTACCGCTTCACGGCCGAAGGCGTGCAAAGCCCCACCGGCCGCACCCGCACCGCGCCGGCCGAAACCGATGCCGCGCCGCAGCCGCTGCGCTTTGCCTTCGCGTCTTGCCAGCAGTACGAGCAGGGCTACTACGCGGCGTATCGCGACATGGCCGCGCAGCCTTTCGACTTCGTCGTGCACCTGGGCGACTACATCTACGAGAGCTCCTGGGGCTCGCGCCATGTGCGCCATCACCAGGGCGGCATTCCCACGCAGGTCGGCGAGTTTCGCGACCGCTATGCGCTCTACAAGACCGACCCGCACCTGCAGGCCGCGCACGCCGCGTGCCCCTGGCTCGTGACCTGGGACGACCACGAGGTGGCGAACGACTACACCGACGACGTCTCGCCGCGCACCATCGACTCCGCGCTGTTCCTTGCCATCCGCGCCGCGGCCTACCAGGCGTGGTACGAGCACATGCCCGTGCCCGCCAGCATGCGGCCGACCGGGGCTTCGGCCACCATCTACGGCCGCCATCGCTTCGGCCGCATGCTCGACGTGTTCCTGCTCGACGGCCGCCAGTACCGCTCGCACCACGCCTGTCTTGCGGGCCGCAGCGCCTCGCCGTTGGCCGACTGCGCCGACCGCCTCGCGCCGGAGCGCAGCTTTCTGGGCGCGGCGCAAGAGGCGTGGCTCGCACGCGAACTTGCCGCGCCGCCGGCGCGCTGGACGGTCATCGCGCAACCCACCTTGCTGGCCGAGGCCGACCGCAAGCGCGGCCCGGAGCACGGCTACTGGATGGACGGCTGGGACGGCTACGCCGCCTCCCGCGCGCGCCTGCTCGACAGCCTGGCCGCCCACAAGGCGCGCGGCGGCGATGCGCTGGTCATCAGCGGCGACGTGCATGCCTTCTGGGCCGCCGACCTGCGCCGCGAACCGCAAGGCCCCGCGGTGGCGACCGAGTTCGTCGGCGGTGCCATCACCTCGGAAGGCCCCAGCGCCGCCAACGTGGCCCACATGCTCGCGAAGAACGACCACCTGCGCTACGGCCGGGGCGACAAGCGCGGCTATGCGCACATGACGCTCGATGCGCGCGGCTGCGCAGTGGAGTTCCGCGCCGTGGAAGACGAGAAAAACGCCGACTCCGCCGTGGCGCCCATGGCCCGCTTTGCGGTGGAGCGCGGCGCGCCGGGCG
The Variovorax paradoxus genome window above contains:
- the urtE gene encoding urea ABC transporter ATP-binding subunit UrtE, whose translation is MLTVKNIHQYYGGSHILRDVSFEATLGKVTVLLGRNGVGKTTLLKSLMGLVPIKSGSIELEGKPIHKATPYERARAGIGFVPQGREIFARLTVEENLRMGLAYKSGSTPIPAELFELFPVLKQMINRRGGDLSGGQQQQLAIARALAPKPKLLILDEPTEGIQPSIIKDIGRVIRMLADRGDMAIVLCEQYYDFAQELADDYLVMERGEVIARGLGKDMEAQGVRQLVAI
- a CDS encoding MFS transporter, whose translation is MNASPPALDGADTAISVSSPSAKPVSFLRAVLALGVGGFAIGTGEFVIMGLLPEVANDIDVTIPQAGHVISAYALGVVIGAPVLAVLAAGWGRRALLIALMAVFAAGNFASAMAPGYLSLNLLRFATGLPHGTYFGVAALVAATLAPPGRRARAVGLVMLGLTGATLVGVPIAAWLGQLFGWRAAFVFVGVIALVAVVLLRRDVPDIAAAAGASPWRELGALKRKQVWFTLGISAIGFGGMFAVFSYIKPTLTEVAHLSVHNVPFVLALFGLGMVTGNLVGSRLADKSLMRTIAGVLVYAVLVLALFTFAAQHVVTAAIGVFLIGTTVAIGPALQIRLMDVAGDAQTLAAALNHSAFNMANALGAWLGGVAISAGLGWTSTGWVGALLALAGIGIFGWGVTSARADARQGTTQRAPSAS
- a CDS encoding alkaline phosphatase D family protein, which produces MPVRQITTDRPDLAPPERKKMNEGRPVSRRRLLLSGVAAASLGHPFLRLNAQQASRELFTLGVASGSPRPDGMVLWTRLAPEPLQGGGMGEAPVEVRWEVAHDEGFSRLAAKGRATAVTALAHSVHIDVPGLAPGRPYWYRFTAEGVQSPTGRTRTAPAETDAAPQPLRFAFASCQQYEQGYYAAYRDMAAQPFDFVVHLGDYIYESSWGSRHVRHHQGGIPTQVGEFRDRYALYKTDPHLQAAHAACPWLVTWDDHEVANDYTDDVSPRTIDSALFLAIRAAAYQAWYEHMPVPASMRPTGASATIYGRHRFGRMLDVFLLDGRQYRSHHACLAGRSASPLADCADRLAPERSFLGAAQEAWLARELAAPPARWTVIAQPTLLAEADRKRGPEHGYWMDGWDGYAASRARLLDSLAAHKARGGDALVISGDVHAFWAADLRREPQGPAVATEFVGGAITSEGPSAANVAHMLAKNDHLRYGRGDKRGYAHMTLDARGCAVEFRAVEDEKNADSAVAPMARFAVERGAPGVHLEAT